In the Elioraea tepida genome, one interval contains:
- the dprA gene encoding DNA-processing protein DprA, with product MNEAERLARLRLARAEGIGPAAVRALIARAGSAEAAIADLPRLAGGRPVALPAEEAIRREEESLARFGAAFLLDTDPLYPETLAALPDAPLALAVAGDPALLSRRSVAIVGARNASAGARVIAERLARELVESGLAIVSGLARGVDTAAHEGALAAGGVTIAAVAGGLDRPYPSQNAALQARIAETGAVVAEAPLGTAAMAKLFPRRNRIVAGLARGVVVVEAALKSGSLITARLAVEAGRELFAVPGSPLDPRARGSNDLLRQGATLVETAEDVLAALPSGPIAPPPSRHAAPLPGFLEEQEPAGIDPEELDVETDDEVALARRHLVTLLSPAPVSVDEVLRRCPCSAAAVNAALSDLDLEGRLDRLPGNRVALKRA from the coding sequence ATGAACGAGGCGGAGCGTCTCGCACGCCTTCGTCTCGCCCGGGCGGAAGGGATCGGGCCGGCGGCGGTGCGCGCCCTCATCGCCCGCGCCGGCAGCGCCGAAGCCGCGATCGCCGACCTGCCCCGCCTTGCCGGCGGCCGTCCGGTCGCCCTGCCGGCCGAGGAGGCGATCCGGCGCGAGGAGGAGTCGCTCGCCCGGTTCGGCGCTGCGTTCCTCCTCGACACCGACCCTCTCTACCCCGAGACCCTTGCCGCCCTTCCCGACGCGCCGCTTGCTCTTGCCGTCGCCGGCGATCCGGCGCTCCTGTCGCGCCGGTCGGTCGCGATCGTCGGCGCGCGCAACGCCTCCGCCGGGGCGCGGGTGATTGCCGAGCGGCTTGCGCGTGAGCTTGTCGAGAGCGGGCTTGCGATCGTCTCCGGCCTCGCGCGCGGTGTGGACACGGCGGCGCACGAGGGGGCGCTCGCGGCAGGCGGGGTGACGATCGCCGCTGTCGCAGGCGGGCTCGACCGTCCCTACCCGTCGCAGAACGCCGCGCTCCAGGCGCGGATCGCCGAAACCGGTGCGGTGGTGGCCGAAGCGCCGCTGGGCACCGCGGCGATGGCCAAGCTGTTCCCGCGCCGAAACCGGATCGTCGCCGGCCTCGCCCGCGGTGTGGTGGTCGTCGAGGCGGCGCTGAAGTCGGGCAGCCTGATCACCGCGAGGCTTGCGGTCGAGGCCGGCCGCGAGCTGTTCGCCGTTCCCGGCTCGCCGCTCGACCCGCGCGCGCGCGGCTCGAACGACCTCCTCCGCCAGGGAGCGACCCTGGTCGAGACGGCGGAGGACGTGCTGGCCGCCCTGCCCTCGGGGCCGATCGCCCCGCCGCCTTCTCGCCACGCCGCGCCCTTGCCCGGCTTCCTAGAGGAGCAGGAGCCGGCGGGGATCGACCCCGAGGAGCTCGACGTGGAGACCGATGACGAGGTCGCCCTGGCGCGGCGCCATCTCGTCACCCTGCTCTCTCCCGCTCCCGTCTCGGTTGACGAAGTGCTCCGCCGCTGCCCATGTAGCGCCGCTGCGGTCAATGCCGCCCTCTCCGATCTCGACCTCGAGGGGCGCCTCGACCGCCTGCCGGGAAACCGCGTGGCGCTCAAGCGCGCCTGA
- the plsY gene encoding glycerol-3-phosphate 1-O-acyltransferase PlsY, which translates to MVSLALAALLGALLGSIPFGLILTRAAGLGDIRTIGSGNIGATNVLRTGRKDLAAATLVLDAGKGAAAVLLAGVLWNPAAAAAAGVGAVLGHLFTPWLGFQGGKGVATGLGTLLALAFPAGLGACAVWLATAAVTRISSASALAAFLLAPALAWGFGGTTPALALLVISALVIWRHQGNIRRLLDGTEPRIGRRSSGSDA; encoded by the coding sequence ATGGTGAGCCTCGCTCTCGCTGCCCTGCTCGGGGCGCTGCTCGGCTCGATCCCGTTCGGCCTCATCCTCACCCGTGCGGCAGGGCTCGGTGACATCCGCACGATCGGCTCGGGGAACATCGGGGCGACCAACGTCCTGCGCACCGGGCGGAAGGACCTCGCCGCCGCCACGCTCGTGCTCGATGCCGGAAAGGGGGCGGCGGCGGTGCTGCTCGCGGGCGTGCTGTGGAACCCGGCCGCTGCCGCAGCAGCCGGGGTCGGCGCGGTTTTGGGCCACCTCTTTACCCCGTGGCTGGGCTTCCAGGGAGGCAAGGGGGTGGCGACGGGGCTCGGCACCCTGCTCGCGCTCGCCTTTCCGGCCGGCCTTGGCGCCTGCGCGGTCTGGCTCGCCACAGCGGCGGTGACGCGGATCTCCTCGGCCTCGGCTCTCGCCGCCTTCCTGCTTGCGCCCGCCCTGGCCTGGGGCTTCGGCGGCACCACGCCCGCGCTTGCGCTGCTCGTGATCTCCGCCCTCGTGATCTGGCGTCACCAGGGCAACATCCGGCGCCTGCTCGACGGAACCGAGCCGAGGATCGGACGACGAAGCAGCGGGAGCGACGCATGA
- the pyrC gene encoding dihydroorotase — protein sequence MTTLAFTGARIVDPASGHDGPGVLVVRDGVIEGIRSDVPSGAERIACDGAVLAPGLVDIRVGLREPGEEHKESLAGLAASAAAGGVTTLMALPDTDPPLDEPALVQFVARRAAAFGSVTVLPCAAATKGCAGRELAEMGLLKEAGAVAFGDGRRAIAEARTMRLALAYARGFGAMIVQHPEEPSLASGGAMNEGELATRLGLPGIPAAAEALMVARDLRLAELTGGHIHFGHVSTAEAIGLIRQAKARGVRVSCDTAPPYFDLNETAVGGWRTYAKLSPPLRAEEDRQAVVAALADGTIDAIASDHQPQDTDAKRLPFAQAEPGGAGLETLLSVTLGLVHGGALTLPAALALLTCRPADLLGLPVGRLSPGAPADLVLFDPDRAWQVREESLVGARNSPFDGRPMQGRVLGTWKAGVRVFG from the coding sequence ATGACCACCCTCGCCTTCACCGGCGCCCGGATCGTCGACCCCGCCTCAGGTCATGACGGGCCGGGCGTTCTCGTCGTCCGCGACGGGGTGATCGAGGGCATACGATCCGATGTCCCCTCCGGGGCCGAGCGAATCGCGTGCGATGGTGCGGTGCTTGCCCCTGGCCTTGTCGACATCCGCGTGGGCTTGCGCGAACCAGGCGAGGAGCACAAGGAGAGCCTCGCCGGCCTCGCCGCCTCGGCCGCTGCCGGCGGCGTCACCACGCTGATGGCCCTCCCCGACACTGACCCGCCGCTCGACGAACCCGCTCTCGTGCAGTTCGTCGCCCGGCGCGCCGCCGCCTTCGGCTCGGTCACGGTCCTGCCCTGCGCCGCCGCAACCAAGGGCTGCGCGGGGCGCGAGCTCGCCGAGATGGGGCTGCTCAAGGAGGCGGGAGCGGTCGCCTTCGGGGATGGGCGCCGCGCGATCGCCGAGGCGCGGACCATGCGGCTCGCGCTTGCCTATGCCCGCGGCTTCGGGGCGATGATCGTCCAGCACCCGGAGGAGCCCTCGCTCGCCTCGGGGGGTGCGATGAACGAGGGAGAGCTCGCGACCCGCCTTGGCCTTCCCGGCATCCCTGCCGCGGCGGAGGCGCTGATGGTCGCGCGCGACCTCCGCCTCGCCGAGCTGACGGGGGGGCACATTCATTTCGGCCACGTCTCCACGGCAGAGGCGATCGGGCTGATCCGGCAGGCGAAGGCGCGCGGCGTGCGCGTTAGCTGCGACACCGCCCCGCCCTATTTCGATCTGAACGAGACGGCGGTCGGCGGCTGGCGCACCTATGCCAAGCTCTCGCCGCCGCTGCGGGCGGAGGAGGACCGCCAGGCGGTCGTCGCGGCACTTGCCGACGGCACGATCGACGCGATCGCCTCCGACCACCAGCCGCAGGACACGGACGCCAAGCGCCTCCCCTTCGCTCAGGCCGAGCCCGGGGGGGCGGGGCTCGAGACGCTGCTTTCCGTCACGCTTGGGCTGGTGCACGGGGGCGCACTGACTCTGCCCGCGGCGCTCGCGCTTCTCACCTGCCGCCCCGCCGATCTTCTCGGCCTTCCCGTCGGCCGGCTCAGCCCAGGGGCGCCGGCGGATCTCGTCCTGTTCGACCCCGACCGCGCCTGGCAGGTGCGCGAGGAGTCGCTCGTCGGTGCCCGCAACTCCCCCTTCGACGGCCGCCCGATGCAGGGCAGGGTGCTCGGCACCTGGAAGGCGGGCGTGCGGGTGTTCGGCTGA
- a CDS encoding aspartate carbamoyltransferase catalytic subunit — MAGRRRHLLGIAGLDPAQIRAALDLAETYISLNRKGGPRDVLRGRTLVNLFFENSTRTRTSFELAGKRLGADIVNMSTSGSSVAKGETLLDTAMTLNAMHIDVLVVRHDQSGAAALLAQKLDAAVINAGDGTHEHPTQALLDAVTIRRHKGTLENLTVAICGDVLHSRVARSNILLLTTMGSRVRIIAPPTLIPAGVAALGVEVFTDMDAGLEGADIVMMLRLQKERMGRAFVPSAREYFRFYGLDAAKLARAKPDALVMHPGPMNRGVEIASAVADDLQHSVIQEQVEMGVAVRMAVLDLLTREARGNA, encoded by the coding sequence ATGGCCGGCAGGCGGCGACACCTCCTCGGCATCGCTGGGCTCGACCCCGCCCAGATACGCGCCGCTCTCGACCTCGCTGAGACCTACATCTCTCTCAACCGCAAGGGGGGCCCGCGCGACGTCCTGCGCGGCAGAACCCTCGTCAACCTGTTCTTCGAGAACTCCACGCGCACGCGCACGAGCTTCGAACTCGCCGGCAAGCGGCTCGGGGCGGACATCGTCAACATGTCCACCTCAGGCTCCTCGGTCGCGAAGGGGGAGACGCTGCTCGATACGGCGATGACGCTGAATGCGATGCACATCGACGTTCTCGTGGTGCGTCATGACCAGTCGGGGGCGGCGGCGCTTCTCGCGCAGAAGCTCGACGCGGCGGTGATCAATGCCGGAGACGGCACCCACGAGCACCCGACCCAGGCTCTGCTCGATGCCGTCACGATCCGGCGCCACAAGGGAACGCTCGAGAACCTCACCGTGGCGATCTGCGGCGACGTGCTGCACTCGCGAGTCGCACGCTCCAACATCCTCCTGCTCACCACCATGGGCTCGCGCGTTCGGATCATCGCCCCCCCCACCCTGATCCCTGCTGGCGTGGCGGCGCTGGGCGTGGAGGTGTTCACCGACATGGATGCCGGCCTCGAGGGGGCGGACATCGTGATGATGCTCAGGTTGCAGAAGGAGCGCATGGGGCGCGCCTTCGTGCCCTCGGCGCGGGAGTATTTCCGCTTCTACGGGCTCGATGCGGCGAAGCTCGCGCGCGCCAAGCCGGATGCGCTCGTGATGCACCCGGGGCCGATGAACCGCGGCGTCGAGATCGCCTCGGCCGTGGCCGACGACCTCCAGCACAGCGTGATCCAGGAGCAGGTGGAGATGGGGGTGGCGGTGCGCATGGCGGTGCTCGACCTTCTCACGCGCGAGGCGAGAGGAAACGCGTGA
- the ruvX gene encoding Holliday junction resolvase RuvX, whose amino-acid sequence MTLANLAALRASLPRGSRLIGLDLGARTIGVALSDVSLMVASPYGTLRRDKLARNAAEVAAIAAKEGAGGVVVGHPLSMDGVAGPAAQGTRDWAMALARATGLPVALWDERLSTAAVNRMLIGEADLTRARRARVVHKAAAAWMLQAALDATRR is encoded by the coding sequence ATGACGCTTGCCAATCTGGCCGCCTTGCGCGCGTCCCTGCCGCGGGGAAGCCGGCTGATCGGGCTCGACCTCGGCGCGCGCACGATCGGGGTTGCGCTGTCCGACGTGTCTCTGATGGTGGCAAGCCCCTACGGCACGTTGAGGCGCGACAAGCTCGCGCGGAATGCGGCCGAAGTGGCGGCGATCGCGGCGAAGGAGGGAGCGGGCGGGGTCGTCGTCGGCCATCCGCTGTCGATGGACGGCGTGGCAGGACCTGCCGCCCAAGGGACGCGCGACTGGGCGATGGCGCTCGCGCGCGCGACGGGGCTGCCGGTCGCTCTCTGGGACGAGCGGCTCTCCACGGCGGCGGTGAACCGGATGCTGATCGGCGAGGCGGACCTCACGCGCGCCCGCCGCGCCCGCGTCGTGCACAAGGCGGCGGCGGCCTGGATGCTCCAGGCGGCGCTCGACGCGACGCGGAGATGA
- the gatC gene encoding Asp-tRNA(Asn)/Glu-tRNA(Gln) amidotransferase subunit GatC translates to MSLDADTIRRIASLARIRLSDEEAATLEGELNGILAWIDQLNEVDTEGVAPLSGVGRMTLRMREDVVDDGNIREKILANAPERIGPDGAFFAVPKVVE, encoded by the coding sequence ATGTCGCTCGACGCCGACACGATCCGACGCATCGCAAGCCTCGCCCGGATACGCCTCTCCGATGAGGAGGCGGCGACGCTTGAGGGAGAGCTCAACGGCATCCTCGCCTGGATCGATCAGCTCAACGAGGTCGACACCGAGGGTGTGGCCCCGCTCTCGGGTGTGGGGCGGATGACGCTCCGGATGCGCGAGGACGTGGTCGACGACGGCAATATCCGCGAAAAGATCCTCGCCAATGCGCCAGAGCGCATCGGCCCCGATGGAGCGTTCTTCGCCGTGCCGAAGGTGGTCGAGTGA
- the gatA gene encoding Asp-tRNA(Asn)/Glu-tRNA(Gln) amidotransferase subunit GatA: MASLTDLTLAEAAEALAARKISATELARAHLEAIERLASLNAFILTTPERALADARRSDERLARGEARPLEGIPVAIKDLFCTAGIQTTAASRILGRFVPPYESTVTANLWRDGAVCLGKTNLDEFAMGSSNTTSAYGHVINPWRRRGDNRDLVPGGSSGGSAAAVAARLCLGATATDTGGSIRQPAAFTGTVGIKPTYGRCSRWGIVAFASSLDQAGPMARTVKDCAILLRSMAGFDPKDSTSADVPVPDFAAAVGQSVRGLRIGVPKEYRLDGLAPEIIALWDQGIAWLREAGCSIHELSLPHTKYALPAYYIIAPAEASSNLARYDGVRFGLRVPADSLDELYEATRGAGFGAEVRRRIMIGTYVLSAGYYDAYYLKAQKVRALIARDFDAAWQEVDAILTPATPTSAFAIGEKQDDPVTMYLNDVFTVTANLAGLPAISVPAGLDSEGLPLGLQVIGRAFDEETVFRVAAALEDAAGFDAVPPIRAGA, translated from the coding sequence ATGGCCTCGCTGACCGACCTCACGCTCGCCGAGGCCGCGGAGGCGCTCGCGGCGCGGAAGATCTCCGCCACCGAACTTGCGCGGGCGCATCTCGAGGCGATCGAGCGCCTAGCCTCTCTCAACGCCTTCATCCTCACGACGCCCGAGCGCGCCTTGGCGGATGCGAGGCGTTCGGACGAGCGCCTGGCGCGTGGGGAGGCACGCCCGCTCGAGGGCATTCCGGTCGCGATCAAGGATCTCTTCTGTACCGCAGGCATCCAAACCACGGCGGCGAGCCGAATTCTCGGCCGCTTCGTTCCGCCCTACGAGAGCACCGTGACGGCCAATCTCTGGCGCGATGGGGCGGTCTGCCTCGGCAAGACCAATCTCGACGAATTCGCGATGGGCTCGTCCAACACCACCTCGGCCTATGGGCATGTGATCAACCCCTGGAGGCGGCGCGGCGATAACCGCGATCTCGTGCCGGGCGGCTCCTCGGGCGGATCGGCGGCGGCGGTGGCAGCGCGGCTCTGCCTTGGCGCTACCGCGACGGACACGGGAGGCTCGATACGCCAGCCGGCGGCTTTCACGGGAACGGTCGGCATCAAGCCGACCTATGGGCGCTGCTCGCGCTGGGGGATCGTCGCCTTCGCCTCCTCGCTTGACCAGGCGGGGCCGATGGCGCGAACGGTGAAGGACTGCGCGATCCTTCTGCGCTCGATGGCGGGGTTCGACCCGAAGGACAGCACCTCGGCCGACGTTCCGGTGCCCGACTTCGCCGCCGCGGTGGGCCAAAGCGTGAGGGGGCTCAGGATCGGCGTGCCGAAGGAGTATCGCCTCGATGGCCTCGCCCCAGAGATCATCGCGCTCTGGGACCAGGGCATCGCTTGGCTCAGGGAGGCAGGCTGTTCGATCCACGAGCTCTCCCTGCCGCACACGAAATACGCTCTTCCGGCCTATTACATCATCGCGCCTGCGGAGGCGTCGTCGAACCTCGCGCGGTATGACGGGGTGCGGTTCGGGCTGCGCGTGCCTGCCGATAGCCTCGACGAGCTCTACGAGGCGACGCGCGGCGCGGGCTTCGGCGCCGAGGTGCGGCGGCGGATCATGATCGGCACCTACGTGCTCTCCGCCGGATACTACGACGCCTACTACCTCAAGGCGCAGAAGGTGAGGGCGCTGATCGCGCGCGACTTCGACGCGGCGTGGCAGGAGGTGGATGCGATCCTGACACCGGCCACCCCGACCTCCGCCTTCGCGATCGGCGAGAAGCAGGACGACCCGGTGACGATGTATCTTAACGACGTGTTCACCGTGACCGCGAATCTCGCCGGGCTTCCCGCGATCTCGGTGCCGGCGGGGCTCGATTCGGAGGGGCTGCCCTTGGGGCTTCAGGTGATCGGGCGGGCGTTCGACGAGGAGACGGTGTTCCGTGTGGCCGCCGCTCTCGAGGACGCCGCCGGGTTCGATGCGGTGCCGCCGATCAGGGCGGGGGCGTGA
- the gatB gene encoding Asp-tRNA(Asn)/Glu-tRNA(Gln) amidotransferase subunit GatB produces the protein MGYTIQGATGAWEVVVGLEVHAQVISKAKLFSGAATAFGAEPNSQVSFVDAAFPGMLPVLNRECVAQAVRTGLGLNATINLESRFDRKNYFYADLPAGYQISQYEKPIVGRGTIMIDLPDGSTKPIGITRLHLEQDAGKSLHDQHPTKSWIDLNRAGVALMEIVSEPDIRSPEEAGAYLTKLRQILRYLGTCDGNMEEGSLRADVNVSVRRPGEGFRTRCEVKNVNSIRFVMQAVEAEARRQIAIWEEGGTVEQETRLFDSARGVTRPMRSKEHAHDYRYFPDPDLLPLVLDPGWVESLKASLPELPDAKAARFIREYGLSAYEARVLVAERATADYYEAVAKGRDGKLAANWVMGDLFAALNRTGCTIETSPVSAEALGRLLDLIADSTINGRIAKEVFEAMVETGEDPVAIVDARGLRQVTDPGAIEAAVAEVLARNQDKVAEYRAGKEKLFGYFVGQVMKVMQGKGNPALVNEVLKKSLG, from the coding sequence ATGGGGTACACCATCCAGGGGGCGACGGGCGCGTGGGAGGTCGTGGTCGGCCTCGAAGTGCACGCGCAGGTGATCTCGAAGGCGAAACTGTTCTCGGGGGCGGCCACCGCCTTCGGCGCCGAGCCGAACTCGCAGGTGAGCTTCGTTGACGCTGCTTTCCCGGGCATGCTCCCGGTTCTCAACCGCGAATGCGTCGCCCAGGCCGTGCGCACGGGCCTCGGCCTCAATGCGACGATCAATCTCGAGAGCCGGTTCGACCGGAAGAACTATTTCTACGCCGACCTTCCCGCAGGCTACCAGATCAGCCAGTACGAAAAGCCGATCGTCGGCCGAGGCACGATCATGATCGACCTCCCCGACGGCAGCACGAAGCCGATCGGCATCACCCGGCTTCATCTCGAACAGGACGCCGGCAAGTCGCTGCACGACCAGCACCCGACGAAGAGCTGGATCGACCTCAACCGCGCTGGCGTGGCGCTGATGGAGATCGTCTCGGAGCCGGACATACGCTCGCCTGAAGAAGCCGGCGCCTATCTCACGAAGCTGCGCCAGATCCTCCGCTACTTGGGCACCTGCGACGGCAACATGGAGGAGGGCTCGCTCCGGGCGGACGTGAACGTCTCCGTCCGGCGCCCGGGCGAAGGCTTCCGCACGCGCTGCGAGGTCAAGAACGTCAACTCGATCCGCTTCGTGATGCAGGCGGTCGAGGCGGAGGCGCGACGCCAGATCGCCATCTGGGAGGAGGGGGGAACGGTCGAGCAGGAGACGCGCCTCTTCGACAGCGCCCGCGGCGTCACCCGGCCGATGCGGTCGAAGGAGCATGCGCACGACTACCGCTACTTCCCCGACCCCGACCTGCTGCCGCTCGTTCTCGACCCGGGCTGGGTGGAGAGCCTCAAGGCGAGCCTGCCCGAACTCCCTGACGCGAAGGCGGCGCGGTTCATCAGGGAGTACGGCCTTTCCGCCTACGAGGCGCGTGTGCTCGTCGCCGAACGGGCCACGGCCGACTACTACGAGGCGGTCGCCAAGGGGCGGGACGGCAAGCTCGCCGCCAACTGGGTGATGGGGGACCTCTTCGCCGCGCTGAACCGAACCGGCTGCACGATCGAGACGAGCCCCGTCTCCGCCGAGGCGCTGGGGCGTCTCCTCGATCTGATCGCCGATTCGACGATCAACGGCCGGATCGCCAAGGAAGTGTTCGAGGCGATGGTCGAGACGGGAGAGGACCCGGTCGCCATCGTCGACGCGAGGGGGCTCAGGCAGGTGACCGACCCTGGCGCGATCGAGGCTGCGGTGGCGGAGGTGCTCGCGCGCAACCAGGACAAGGTGGCCGAGTATCGCGCAGGGAAAGAGAAGCTGTTCGGCTATTTCGTCGGCCAGGTGATGAAGGTGATGCAGGGCAAGGGCAATCCCGCCCTGGTCAACGAGGTGCTCAAGAAGAGTCTCGGCTAG
- the otsB gene encoding trehalose-phosphatase — protein sequence MSGVVPVPPRGIARRIAVFLDFDGTLVEIAPRPDAIVVPLGLSRLLGDLAQATGGATALLSGRPISDLDRWLAPLRLAAAGCHGAELRRRPDGPAEPAAAPCCPDRWLELATRLAARHPGALVERKPFGFALHARACPGALPELRDALAALVAEDRRFRLLHAHMAVEVLPRGVHKGAALAALLDQPPFAGRVPIAIGDDVTDEDALAEARARGGHGYRVGESFRDPGAVRAWLAAVAREAGHAPAA from the coding sequence ATGTCGGGTGTCGTTCCGGTTCCGCCACGCGGGATTGCGCGGCGGATCGCCGTGTTTCTCGATTTCGACGGCACACTTGTCGAGATCGCGCCTCGCCCTGACGCGATCGTCGTGCCGCTTGGGCTGTCGCGACTGCTCGGCGATCTCGCGCAGGCGACAGGCGGGGCGACGGCGCTCCTCTCGGGGCGGCCGATCTCTGATCTCGATCGCTGGCTCGCGCCGCTTCGCCTGGCCGCTGCCGGCTGCCACGGAGCCGAACTCCGCCGCCGGCCCGATGGCCCGGCCGAGCCCGCCGCCGCTCCGTGCTGCCCCGACCGCTGGCTCGAGCTGGCGACGAGGCTCGCCGCGCGCCATCCGGGCGCTCTGGTCGAGCGCAAGCCCTTCGGCTTCGCCCTGCACGCCCGCGCCTGCCCGGGCGCCCTGCCAGAGTTGCGCGACGCCCTCGCCGCCCTTGTGGCCGAGGACCGGCGCTTCCGCCTTCTGCACGCGCACATGGCGGTCGAGGTCCTTCCCCGAGGGGTGCACAAGGGGGCGGCGCTCGCGGCGCTGCTTGACCAACCGCCCTTCGCCGGGCGCGTCCCGATCGCGATCGGCGACGATGTGACGGACGAGGACGCGCTGGCGGAAGCGCGCGCCCGCGGCGGCCATGGCTACCGGGTCGGCGAGAGCTTCCGTGATCCCGGCGCCGTGCGTGCCTGGCTTGCTGCCGTGGCGAGGGAGGCGGGCCATGCCCCAGCCGCTTGA
- a CDS encoding glycoside hydrolase family 15 protein — MPQPLDLAVAGNGTVAALIEPTGRVVWMCWPRLDADPIFCALLDGTNPEAGLMEVALEGRVTAHQRYRRNTAVVETELADGAGNALRITDTVPRFPRFGRMFRPQMLVRRIEPIAGRPRIRLRIRPRFAWGAEAPTLRTGSNHLRWLGPGEALRCTTDAPVGFIAHETAFALDRPLALILGADEPEPEPPARIARQFEEETTAYWQEWVRLLSVPFDWQEAVIRAAITLKMCAHDDTGGIVAALTTSIPEAPGTARTWDYRFCWLRDAWFTVQALNRLGATRTMEQFIRYLTVAVMDETPERLRPVYPLVPNVPMTEEEAPALAGFLHHRPVRIGNAAADQRQNDAWGSVVLAAAQMFFDERLPNPGDAGLFRQLLPLADVAAREALTPDAGIWEYRGRVRVHTFSAAMCWAAVYRLARVAQRLGEHREADRLRGLAAPIRDAILARAWSESRKSFVESLDGDGLDAALLLLPELGLLPPTDPRFVATVEAIERELARDGLLLRYAAPDDFGVPETAFLACSFWLIDALAAIGRSEQARALFERILALRNHVGLLSEDVDPRTGRLWGNFPQTYSQVGLILSAMRLSRSWEEGFWRAW; from the coding sequence ATGCCCCAGCCGCTTGATCTCGCGGTCGCCGGCAATGGCACGGTCGCCGCTCTGATCGAGCCTACGGGCCGGGTCGTCTGGATGTGCTGGCCACGGCTCGATGCTGACCCGATCTTCTGCGCCCTCCTCGACGGCACGAACCCCGAGGCCGGGCTCATGGAGGTGGCGCTCGAGGGGCGCGTCACGGCGCATCAGCGGTACCGGCGCAACACCGCCGTGGTCGAGACCGAGCTCGCCGACGGGGCAGGCAACGCGCTCAGGATTACCGACACGGTGCCGCGCTTTCCCCGCTTCGGCCGGATGTTCCGCCCGCAGATGCTCGTGCGCCGGATCGAGCCGATCGCCGGCCGGCCGCGCATCCGGCTGCGCATACGCCCGCGCTTTGCCTGGGGAGCCGAGGCACCGACGCTGCGCACCGGCTCGAACCATCTGCGCTGGCTCGGTCCGGGGGAAGCGCTGCGCTGCACCACCGATGCGCCGGTCGGCTTCATCGCCCACGAAACCGCCTTCGCGCTCGACCGCCCCCTCGCGCTCATCCTCGGCGCCGACGAGCCCGAGCCCGAGCCGCCGGCGCGGATCGCGCGTCAGTTCGAGGAGGAGACGACGGCCTACTGGCAGGAGTGGGTCAGGCTGCTCTCGGTGCCGTTCGACTGGCAGGAGGCGGTGATCCGCGCCGCGATCACGCTGAAGATGTGCGCCCATGACGACACGGGCGGCATCGTCGCGGCCCTGACCACCTCGATCCCCGAAGCCCCGGGCACGGCACGCACCTGGGACTATCGCTTCTGCTGGCTGCGCGATGCCTGGTTCACCGTCCAGGCGCTCAACCGCCTCGGCGCGACGCGCACCATGGAGCAGTTCATCCGCTATCTCACCGTCGCGGTGATGGACGAGACGCCTGAGCGGCTTCGCCCCGTCTATCCGCTCGTGCCGAACGTGCCGATGACGGAGGAGGAGGCGCCGGCACTCGCCGGGTTCCTGCACCACCGGCCGGTCCGGATCGGCAACGCCGCGGCCGACCAGCGCCAGAACGATGCCTGGGGAAGCGTTGTGCTCGCCGCGGCGCAGATGTTCTTCGATGAGCGCCTGCCCAATCCGGGGGACGCTGGGTTGTTCCGCCAGCTCCTGCCGCTTGCCGACGTCGCGGCGCGCGAGGCGCTGACGCCGGATGCGGGGATCTGGGAGTATCGGGGCCGGGTGAGGGTGCACACCTTCTCCGCGGCGATGTGCTGGGCGGCCGTCTATCGCCTCGCGCGAGTCGCTCAGCGCCTCGGCGAGCACCGCGAGGCGGACCGGCTGCGCGGTCTCGCCGCACCGATCCGCGATGCGATCCTCGCACGTGCCTGGAGCGAGAGCCGCAAGAGCTTCGTCGAGAGCCTCGACGGTGACGGTCTCGACGCTGCCCTGCTGCTGTTGCCGGAGCTCGGCCTTCTGCCGCCGACCGACCCGCGCTTCGTCGCCACCGTCGAGGCGATCGAACGCGAGCTTGCGCGGGACGGGCTCCTGCTCCGCTACGCCGCTCCGGATGATTTCGGCGTGCCCGAGACCGCCTTCCTCGCCTGCAGCTTCTGGCTCATCGATGCGCTCGCCGCGATCGGCCGCAGCGAGCAGGCGAGGGCGCTGTTCGAGCGGATCCTCGCCTTGCGCAACCATGTCGGCCTTCTGTCGGAGGACGTCGATCCGCGGACCGGGCGGCTCTGGGGCAACTTCCCGCAGACCTACAGCCAGGTCGGGCTGATCCTGTCTGCGATGCGTCTGTCGCGGAGCTGGGAGGAGGGATTTTGGCGCGCCTGGTGA